The following proteins are co-located in the Microbulbifer sp. VAAF005 genome:
- a CDS encoding glycosyltransferase family 4 protein, whose protein sequence is MTEQRILIVSHGHPDHSKGGAEVAAYNLFKEYERRGLDTVFLARTNQASHGGSAFSTINSEKEILFHTHMSDFFLFQSGCKKHVWQEFRALLQRYRPTVVHFHHYIHMGLELVREVRNTLPDTRIVMTLHEYLAICANNGQMVKPGKQMKLCYKSSPADCGRCFPERSTADFFLREKYIKSIFNLVDKFVSPSHFLVDRYKDWGIPEEKLIMIENGQPEVERPAARPLGEGEKRGRFAFFGQINPFKGVDVLLEAFKLLPDEVREEVHLDIHGANLEGQTEEFQEKIHDLLEELGDLVTLHGSYESHEIGKLMEQADWVIIPSVWWENSPMVIQEAFNHGRPLIGSDIGGMVEKITDGINGYNFRHGNSNSLKSAITKAHERAVDWEFISKGITSPLSINDCAEKHLEAY, encoded by the coding sequence ATGACAGAACAAAGAATACTGATCGTTTCGCATGGCCACCCGGATCACAGTAAAGGTGGAGCTGAAGTTGCTGCTTACAATTTATTTAAAGAGTATGAACGGCGGGGCTTGGATACCGTATTTTTAGCTCGGACTAACCAAGCGTCTCATGGTGGGTCTGCCTTTTCTACAATTAACTCTGAGAAAGAGATCCTATTTCATACGCATATGTCTGACTTCTTCCTGTTTCAATCAGGTTGTAAAAAGCATGTATGGCAGGAATTCCGCGCATTGCTCCAACGATATCGACCAACAGTAGTTCACTTTCATCACTATATTCATATGGGACTTGAATTAGTACGTGAAGTTAGAAATACACTGCCGGATACGCGTATTGTGATGACATTGCATGAATATTTGGCAATTTGTGCAAACAATGGACAGATGGTAAAGCCGGGCAAACAGATGAAGCTCTGCTATAAATCATCACCAGCTGACTGTGGACGTTGTTTTCCTGAACGTTCTACTGCAGATTTTTTTCTGCGGGAAAAATATATCAAGTCCATCTTCAATCTAGTGGATAAATTTGTTTCCCCCAGTCACTTCCTGGTTGATCGATATAAAGATTGGGGGATTCCAGAAGAAAAGCTGATCATGATCGAAAATGGTCAACCAGAAGTAGAGCGCCCGGCTGCAAGGCCACTGGGTGAAGGCGAAAAACGGGGTCGTTTTGCATTTTTTGGCCAAATCAATCCGTTTAAAGGGGTTGATGTATTACTAGAAGCCTTTAAATTGCTGCCAGATGAAGTTCGGGAAGAAGTACACCTCGATATTCATGGCGCAAATCTAGAGGGGCAGACTGAGGAATTTCAGGAAAAAATTCATGATCTATTAGAGGAGCTGGGAGATTTAGTGACTTTGCATGGATCATATGAATCCCATGAGATTGGCAAGTTGATGGAGCAAGCGGACTGGGTAATTATTCCCTCGGTTTGGTGGGAGAATTCTCCAATGGTAATTCAGGAAGCTTTTAATCATGGTCGCCCATTGATTGGCAGTGATATTGGCGGGATGGTTGAAAAAATTACTGATGGTATAAATGGATATAATTTTCGACATGGAAATAGTAATTCTTTGAAGTCTGCTATAACTAAGGCACATGAAAGAGCAGTTGATTGGGAGTTTATTAGTAAAGGAATTACTTCTCCTTTGAGTATTAATGACTGTGCAGAGAAACATCTGGAGGCTTATTAA
- a CDS encoding glycosyltransferase family 2 protein: MGIKILERLKAATTKPTKNFPEIAQVWVDICGVIGGKHLLIQGWAFHPAHSTLDFRLEYIDSDEDFEGPNIGELNYSTLRTTRLDVNRHFGFEGSARWGYSLLVDWPYDHPVNEKSLCLSVSAKDSKAKSVELNAFVELSGESLFGHCMTWRTDEKAQLLDLMFESMGNSVFVIPGLRTLDENQLKSKVNSHWDNILAVPGHGLFLSGWLLDGQNDLASLVLRTTDGSYSENLLKESARYTRQDVLEAFPGKVSPTYKAGFFAWIPMPHLIEQAKLELLFFTKDGALGTIPVQQSNVREDIILASQQVLVNFNVTGRDYQVNMRQHIGPALSALWSNRRDLLDEPKVEVLQFGTEVRNPKRSVIVPLYGRYDFLLHQIAQFINDEDFNETELIYVLDDPRLYDEFIPFCYDTSMLFPIGFKVIYGGRNLGYAGANNLGVKYATADKLVLLNSDIIPSRNGWLSRIEEKSSGLEDVGVVAPKLVFDDGTIQHVGMSFSKSMQFGNLWLNEHPGKGNPEWLLNIDPVTESPAVTGACMFITKSLYQSVGGLDETYVLGDFEDSDLCLKLRDMGYRHYVLSDEKLYHLERLSQNLFENRDWKFKITLYNAWQHTERWGNLIEQLVH, encoded by the coding sequence ATGGGAATTAAGATACTAGAGCGTTTAAAGGCGGCAACAACTAAGCCAACTAAGAATTTCCCGGAAATAGCTCAGGTTTGGGTTGATATATGTGGTGTTATTGGTGGCAAGCATTTATTGATACAAGGTTGGGCCTTTCACCCCGCCCATAGCACATTGGACTTTCGCCTTGAATATATTGATAGCGATGAAGATTTTGAAGGACCAAATATTGGTGAACTTAATTACTCAACGCTGCGCACAACTCGCTTAGATGTAAATCGACATTTTGGCTTTGAAGGTAGTGCCCGTTGGGGGTATAGCCTATTGGTAGACTGGCCTTATGATCACCCAGTGAACGAAAAATCCCTATGTTTATCTGTTTCAGCTAAAGACTCTAAAGCTAAGAGCGTTGAGTTAAATGCTTTTGTTGAATTAAGTGGTGAATCCCTATTTGGCCATTGTATGACTTGGCGTACGGATGAAAAGGCACAACTACTTGATCTGATGTTCGAAAGTATGGGTAACAGTGTATTTGTAATCCCAGGATTGCGTACACTGGATGAAAACCAACTTAAATCTAAAGTTAACTCCCACTGGGATAACATTTTAGCAGTACCGGGGCACGGTTTATTCCTATCAGGCTGGCTATTAGATGGACAAAATGACTTGGCGAGTTTGGTTTTGCGTACTACCGATGGTAGTTATAGCGAGAACTTACTCAAAGAGTCTGCTCGTTATACTCGCCAGGATGTTCTGGAAGCTTTTCCTGGAAAAGTAAGTCCAACTTATAAGGCTGGATTCTTTGCTTGGATACCTATGCCACATTTAATTGAGCAAGCTAAGTTAGAACTTCTTTTTTTCACTAAAGATGGTGCTTTAGGCACAATTCCAGTACAGCAATCCAATGTGCGGGAAGATATTATTTTGGCTAGCCAACAAGTGTTAGTGAATTTTAATGTTACCGGAAGAGATTACCAGGTAAATATGCGTCAACATATCGGCCCGGCATTATCTGCACTTTGGTCGAATCGGCGTGATCTTCTAGATGAACCTAAAGTTGAAGTATTGCAGTTTGGCACAGAGGTTCGCAATCCTAAACGTAGTGTCATTGTTCCGCTTTATGGCCGCTATGATTTTCTTTTACACCAGATTGCACAGTTTATTAATGATGAAGATTTTAATGAAACTGAATTAATCTACGTCCTGGATGATCCCAGACTCTACGATGAGTTTATCCCATTCTGTTACGACACCAGTATGTTGTTCCCTATAGGCTTCAAGGTGATCTATGGTGGCAGAAACCTGGGCTATGCTGGTGCCAATAACCTGGGCGTCAAGTATGCAACCGCAGATAAACTAGTACTGCTTAATTCAGATATTATTCCAAGTCGTAATGGTTGGCTTTCTAGAATTGAAGAAAAATCATCGGGCTTGGAAGATGTTGGCGTTGTTGCACCAAAGCTGGTATTTGATGATGGCACTATACAGCATGTGGGTATGAGTTTTTCCAAGAGTATGCAGTTTGGCAATCTATGGCTTAATGAACACCCAGGAAAAGGTAATCCTGAGTGGTTGTTAAATATAGATCCGGTCACTGAGTCCCCAGCTGTTACTGGGGCTTGCATGTTTATCACTAAATCGCTCTACCAGTCTGTCGGTGGTCTAGATGAGACTTATGTGCTCGGTGATTTTGAGGATTCAGATCTTTGTCTGAAGTTGCGTGATATGGGATATCGCCATTACGTACTTTCTGATGAGAAGCTCTATCATTTAGAGAGATTGTCTCAGAACTTATTTGAAAATCGCGATTGGAAATTCAAGATTACCCTATACAACGCTTGGCAACACACAGAGCGCTGGGGAAATCTAATTGAGCAGCTGGTGCACTAA
- the rfbB gene encoding dTDP-glucose 4,6-dehydratase, whose product MKHLLVTGGAGFIGANFVHYWMKTYPQDVVVVLDALTYAGNFANLDSVSDLPTFKFYQGDISDTHLVENILREHRIDTLVHFAAESHVDRSISGPDAFIQTNIIGTHSLLKAVKKVWLDEGLHRETHRFHHVSTDEVYGTLEAEDPAFSETSQYAPNSPYSASKAASDHLVRAYHHTYGLQVTTSNCSNNYGPYHFPEKLIPLVITNILLNQPLPIYGDGRQIRDWLYVEDHARGIEQVIQKGQLGECYNIGGINEWANIDIVKLICDLMNREFAENTSLATKYPQALSVIKGNAQELITFVQDRAGHDRRYAIDPKKSNNELGYQPLESFETGIYKTLQWYLNNDCWWRAVMDGSYRKWIAQQYRTAE is encoded by the coding sequence ATGAAACACTTGCTGGTAACCGGTGGCGCAGGCTTTATAGGAGCCAATTTTGTTCACTACTGGATGAAAACCTATCCACAAGACGTAGTAGTAGTTCTGGATGCGCTCACCTATGCTGGTAATTTTGCAAATTTAGATTCAGTTAGTGATCTGCCGACCTTTAAGTTCTATCAGGGCGATATTTCAGATACACATTTAGTCGAAAATATACTTAGAGAGCATCGGATTGATACTTTGGTACATTTTGCAGCTGAGAGCCATGTAGACCGTTCGATAAGTGGGCCAGATGCCTTTATCCAGACAAATATTATCGGTACTCACAGCTTGTTAAAGGCGGTAAAAAAAGTATGGCTGGATGAAGGGCTCCATCGAGAAACTCACCGTTTTCACCATGTATCAACCGATGAAGTGTATGGCACTCTTGAAGCAGAAGATCCTGCATTTAGTGAAACGAGCCAATACGCTCCAAATAGCCCATACTCTGCCAGCAAGGCTGCCTCTGATCATCTAGTTCGAGCCTATCACCATACTTATGGACTGCAGGTAACAACCAGTAATTGCTCCAATAATTATGGTCCTTACCATTTTCCAGAGAAACTGATTCCGCTGGTGATCACAAATATTTTGCTCAATCAACCATTGCCTATATATGGAGATGGAAGACAGATTCGCGATTGGCTTTATGTCGAAGATCACGCTAGGGGCATTGAACAGGTGATACAAAAAGGGCAACTTGGAGAGTGCTATAACATCGGTGGCATTAATGAATGGGCAAACATCGATATTGTTAAACTCATCTGTGACTTGATGAATCGTGAGTTTGCTGAAAACACTTCGCTAGCCACTAAGTACCCTCAAGCGCTATCTGTTATCAAAGGTAATGCGCAAGAGTTAATTACATTCGTCCAGGATAGGGCCGGCCATGACCGCCGCTATGCCATTGATCCAAAGAAATCCAATAATGAACTTGGTTATCAACCCCTGGAGAGCTTTGAGACAGGCATTTATAAGACTTTGCAATGGTATTTGAACAATGATTGTTGGTGGAGAGCGGTAATGGATGGCAGTTACCGTAAATGGATTGCACAACAATATCGTACCGCTGAATAA
- the rfbD gene encoding dTDP-4-dehydrorhamnose reductase: MKILVTGKNGQLGRELQRLCPVEYELIGLSREELDITDRSTVESVVEKYRPNLIINAAAYTAVDKAEKEQDLAFSVNAIGASNLAEVCKRLSIRLIHISTDFVFDGKKSSPYLVTNKLNPLGVYGASKAEAEVAVQNVLPEAVIVRTAWVYSAHGNNFVSTMLRLMSDRKILGVVADQIGTPTWTGTLAKVLFILAEQNSVKGIFHCTDLGVASWYDFAVAIFEESKKFGLIPSDKELSIDAIRTEDYPTPAERPAYSVLDKSRLINELEVELPHWRESLRQALSLKSQ; the protein is encoded by the coding sequence ATGAAAATTCTAGTAACTGGCAAAAACGGTCAGCTTGGACGTGAACTTCAGCGTCTATGTCCTGTGGAGTATGAGTTGATAGGCTTATCTCGTGAGGAGCTTGATATTACTGATCGGTCCACCGTTGAATCGGTAGTAGAGAAGTATCGCCCAAATTTAATTATTAATGCAGCAGCTTATACGGCTGTAGATAAAGCTGAAAAAGAGCAAGACCTAGCTTTTTCTGTTAATGCAATTGGTGCATCAAACCTAGCTGAGGTATGCAAGAGACTTAGTATTAGACTTATCCACATATCTACTGATTTCGTTTTTGATGGGAAAAAGTCATCCCCTTATTTGGTAACAAATAAGTTGAATCCATTGGGGGTATATGGCGCTAGTAAAGCGGAAGCTGAAGTTGCCGTTCAGAATGTACTACCAGAAGCGGTAATAGTACGTACTGCTTGGGTTTATTCTGCCCATGGTAATAACTTTGTTAGTACGATGCTTAGACTAATGTCTGACAGGAAGATATTAGGTGTAGTTGCAGATCAGATAGGCACACCAACATGGACTGGAACTCTTGCTAAGGTTCTATTCATATTAGCCGAGCAAAATAGTGTAAAAGGTATTTTTCATTGCACCGATCTGGGAGTGGCAAGTTGGTATGATTTTGCAGTAGCAATATTCGAAGAAAGTAAGAAATTTGGCCTTATTCCTTCCGATAAAGAGCTTTCCATTGATGCAATTAGAACTGAAGACTATCCAACACCGGCTGAAAGGCCAGCATACAGTGTCCTAGATAAGAGCCGATTGATAAATGAACTGGAAGTTGAACTGCCACATTGGCGGGAGTCTCTGAGACAAGCACTATCCCTAAAATCTCAATAG
- the rfbC gene encoding dTDP-4-dehydrorhamnose 3,5-epimerase, whose protein sequence is MNIIETDIPDVKIIEPKIFGDERGFFFESFRDDVFLDKCANSVFVQDNHSKSSRGILRGLHYQTEQTQGKLVRVVQGEVFDVAVDLRKSSPTFGSWVGVYLSAENKRQLWIPEGFAHGFYVTSESAEFVYKCTDYYAPSYEQSILWNDLDLNISWPIEDGRPPILSRKDAEGRHFRDADYFA, encoded by the coding sequence ATGAATATTATTGAAACAGATATACCCGATGTAAAAATCATCGAACCAAAGATCTTTGGTGATGAAAGAGGATTTTTCTTTGAGTCATTTCGTGATGATGTATTTTTGGATAAATGTGCAAATAGTGTATTTGTACAAGATAATCATAGTAAATCTTCCAGGGGTATTTTACGCGGTCTGCACTATCAAACAGAGCAAACTCAAGGAAAACTTGTGCGAGTGGTACAAGGAGAGGTCTTTGATGTTGCCGTAGACCTACGCAAAAGCTCACCAACTTTCGGCAGCTGGGTCGGTGTCTATTTGTCAGCTGAGAACAAACGGCAACTATGGATACCAGAGGGATTCGCGCACGGGTTTTATGTTACAAGTGAATCGGCTGAATTTGTATATAAATGTACAGATTATTACGCTCCAAGCTATGAGCAGTCGATATTGTGGAATGATCTGGACCTAAATATAAGCTGGCCGATCGAAGATGGGCGTCCCCCCATACTCTCAAGGAAAGATGCTGAAGGTAGGCACTTTCGGGATGCCGACTACTTTGCATAA
- the rfbA gene encoding glucose-1-phosphate thymidylyltransferase RfbA: MKGSSDRKGIILAGGSGTRLYPLTKGVGKQLMAVYDKPMIYYPLTTLMLAGIKDILIITTPDEQCLYRRLLEDGAQWGLNISYAVQPSPDGLAQAFLIGRDHVGDSNSALVLGDNIFYAHNFSRILQQADKRDNGATVFGYRVADPKAYGVVEFDTEGKAVSLEEKPEAPRSNYAVTGLYFYDSQVCDIAKEVKPSSRGELEITDINKVYLEQGQLDVEHLGRGSAWLDTGTHDNLLDAAQFVQTIERRQGQKIACPEEVAYRKGFISAQELEAQIQPLMKSGYGKYLMQLLIENGEISSLSERRYASNL; the protein is encoded by the coding sequence GTGAAGGGGTCTTCTGATCGGAAGGGAATTATCTTGGCTGGAGGTTCTGGTACACGCTTATATCCCTTAACAAAGGGTGTCGGGAAGCAGTTAATGGCTGTTTATGACAAACCGATGATCTACTACCCCCTAACTACCCTTATGTTGGCAGGAATCAAGGACATTCTGATTATTACAACACCAGATGAGCAATGTTTGTACCGGCGTCTGCTTGAAGATGGCGCACAGTGGGGATTAAACATTTCTTATGCGGTGCAGCCGTCTCCAGACGGCTTGGCCCAAGCATTTTTAATTGGTCGTGATCATGTAGGCGATAGTAATAGTGCACTGGTTCTGGGCGATAATATTTTTTACGCACATAACTTTAGCCGAATTCTTCAGCAGGCGGATAAAAGAGACAATGGTGCTACTGTCTTTGGTTATCGTGTTGCAGACCCTAAAGCATATGGTGTTGTGGAGTTCGATACTGAAGGAAAAGCAGTCAGCCTAGAGGAAAAGCCCGAAGCACCCAGGTCAAATTATGCTGTAACGGGATTGTACTTCTATGACAGCCAAGTCTGTGACATTGCTAAAGAAGTCAAACCTAGTAGTCGTGGAGAGCTGGAAATTACTGATATCAATAAGGTGTATTTAGAGCAGGGGCAGCTAGATGTAGAGCACCTTGGTCGAGGTAGCGCCTGGCTGGATACAGGTACCCATGACAACCTTTTGGATGCAGCGCAATTTGTTCAGACGATTGAGCGCCGACAAGGGCAGAAAATAGCTTGCCCTGAAGAGGTCGCTTATCGCAAAGGCTTTATTAGTGCTCAAGAACTGGAAGCTCAAATACAGCCACTTATGAAAAGTGGATATGGTAAGTACTTAATGCAATTGCTAATTGAAAATGGCGAAATATCATCTTTAAGTGAGCGCAGGTATGCTTCAAATCTTTAA
- a CDS encoding polysaccharide biosynthesis/export family protein, protein MITEKIKRFSFGIGLLVSLSSIQAGALETQLIDEVASTEMPETGIPVFGESLFQGAFKDQPFSGFNPDYRISIGDQVNLQLWGAYSFSATLPVDPKGNIFVPEVGPVHVAGVKNGALNDFVLRHVKRVFKNNVQAYANLEASQPVKVFVTGFVKNPGLYNGFSSDSILYYLDSAGGIDEQSGSFVDIKVMRQGEEIQKVNLYSFLVDGIMPALQLRNGDVVVVGARNGSVTVEGAVQQAAQMEFTGPYTQLGEMLLVTKPDPQANFARITQVIDGLQQADYMPLASAMTTRLYPGAHIELVRDNDIESISIRVSGELDGPATYVLPYGATLDELLSQLSFRDNADRNSIQLYRKSVADRQRAALDRSLDALQMEVLTRQPNTDLEKSAQKDNAMMIQNFIEQARKAEPRGQVVIANNPNAAEMLLEDGDELIVPLKSSTVSIVGEVIFPTSLVFSKKRTLEDYIELAGGFANNANRKELVILHLDGTINRIEDGDFDNRLGDRLRPGDEIMIMPKIHSSELQVTKDVTEILYRIAVGTAAVLSF, encoded by the coding sequence ATGATTACTGAAAAAATAAAGCGCTTTAGTTTTGGTATAGGGTTGTTGGTTTCACTGTCCAGTATTCAGGCCGGAGCATTGGAAACTCAATTAATTGATGAGGTTGCCTCAACAGAAATGCCTGAGACAGGTATACCCGTTTTTGGGGAGTCACTGTTTCAGGGCGCGTTTAAAGATCAGCCATTTAGTGGATTTAATCCGGACTATAGAATATCGATTGGCGACCAGGTTAATCTACAGCTCTGGGGTGCCTATAGCTTTAGTGCGACGTTACCGGTAGACCCGAAAGGCAATATTTTTGTCCCCGAGGTTGGCCCAGTTCATGTTGCTGGAGTAAAGAATGGCGCATTGAATGACTTCGTTCTGCGTCATGTAAAGCGAGTATTCAAGAATAATGTGCAAGCGTATGCCAACTTGGAGGCGAGCCAGCCGGTTAAAGTCTTTGTAACAGGCTTTGTGAAGAACCCTGGTCTCTATAACGGCTTTAGCTCAGACTCGATCCTTTACTATTTAGATAGTGCTGGAGGTATCGATGAGCAAAGTGGCAGCTTTGTTGATATCAAAGTAATGCGTCAGGGAGAGGAAATACAAAAGGTAAACTTGTATAGCTTCCTTGTGGATGGAATTATGCCTGCTTTACAACTTCGCAATGGCGATGTTGTAGTCGTTGGTGCTCGTAATGGTTCGGTAACAGTTGAAGGAGCGGTGCAGCAAGCTGCACAGATGGAATTCACAGGACCCTATACCCAACTGGGTGAGATGCTTCTCGTAACAAAACCTGACCCCCAGGCGAACTTTGCACGAATTACTCAGGTAATTGATGGTCTTCAGCAAGCCGACTATATGCCACTTGCAAGTGCCATGACCACACGCCTCTATCCGGGAGCGCATATAGAATTGGTACGCGATAACGATATTGAGTCTATTTCAATCCGAGTATCCGGTGAGTTGGATGGGCCTGCAACTTATGTGCTGCCCTATGGTGCAACTCTTGACGAATTACTTAGTCAATTGAGTTTTCGCGATAATGCAGATAGAAACTCTATACAGCTGTATAGAAAGAGTGTCGCTGATCGCCAGCGGGCTGCTCTTGATCGTTCTTTAGATGCGCTTCAGATGGAAGTTCTAACTCGCCAGCCCAATACTGACCTGGAAAAGTCTGCGCAAAAAGACAACGCCATGATGATTCAGAACTTTATCGAGCAGGCGCGAAAGGCCGAACCCAGAGGCCAGGTTGTTATTGCGAACAACCCAAACGCAGCAGAAATGCTGCTTGAAGATGGTGATGAGCTGATTGTGCCTTTGAAATCATCAACTGTGTCAATCGTGGGAGAGGTAATTTTCCCAACTTCCCTGGTCTTTAGCAAGAAGCGGACTCTGGAAGACTATATAGAGTTGGCCGGCGGATTTGCCAATAATGCAAACCGCAAAGAATTGGTGATTCTACATCTCGATGGGACGATTAATCGTATAGAAGATGGTGATTTTGATAATCGTCTGGGGGATAGATTACGCCCCGGAGATGAAATTATGATTATGCCAAAAATTCATTCCAGTGAATTACAAGTAACCAAAGATGTAACAGAAATACTCTACCGTATAGCTGTTGGAACCGCAGCAGTTCTATCTTTCTAA